The sequence below is a genomic window from Vidua macroura isolate BioBank_ID:100142 chromosome 10, ASM2450914v1, whole genome shotgun sequence.
TTTGTCTACATAGGAAAGTAGTCAGGAAATGTTTTTGCCTAAATTGTATTGAGAAACAGAGGTAACCCATTAAAAACAGCCACCCTAGGATGCTGTTTGCTGCAATGGTTGAACAGGAAGGTGCCTGCCTGGCAGTAGCTTCCCTGTGTAGGCAGGCACTCGCTGATGAGGCGTAGCACGGGAGAGCTGGGTGTGGTGCACATAGCAGTTCTTCTGTGCTGCCATATGCTTTCCCTCACACACAGTGAAGGAGTTAGCAGGCACTTTGCACAATCTGCTTTCAGGTCCTAAGGATCTTGACTAAGCACTGGAACCTACTACTTTCCCTCTTGCTGTTTTTAGAGGCAAGCTCATGTGTTAAGATATTAACTCCTGCTTGTAGCTGATTTAGGCCAGGACTTAGTCTTTAAGGAAATTAAGACTCAACTTGGAAGTTTATTATAAAACTCTGGCCGGCTTCCTTTATTCTCCTGTAAATGGAAAGGaagtaaagaaaacaatttttgcTTTACATTCTGAGGCTCAAGACCATTTGTTATGCAAATCAAATCCTGCAGAACTCTTGAGTGAATAGGCTGACCCTTTGACTTTCCTTATCATTGTCACAGAACTGACAATTGACCTGGCTTATatgatatgaaatatttttggaacAGTTTCTTTGGAAGAGCATGATTTGTAGCTCTACACTAACATTTGAACCTCAGTGTAATCTCAGGCACTGTCTGTAACATTCTGGGCAGACAGCTAGAGGTGCAGCAGGCCTCATAGTGGAGGTTCATGTTTTTGCTGGGAATCAGTAGTGTTATGCAGATGAGACATCAGAAATGGGTATTTTGGAGGTCCTTTCAGAATGCTTGCTTTGGTCTTCCTTTTCTAGTCCAGCACTTAATGTCTGACTTTTCATGTCATTAATAGTTGCATATAAAGTAACTGCTGGTTTATCATGTTATTCTAAATTAAACTTGCTGTTTTTTCCAACTAGGGGTTGGTAAAGCCTTAAAGAAGATAAACAGGCTGATAGTCtcaaaaaagaataaagacaTTGTAACAATTGCTAATGCAGTGTTTGCAAAGAGTGGCTTTAAAATGGAAGTGCCTTTTGTTACAAGGAACAAAGAGGTGTTTCAGTGCAGTGTCAAGAGTGTGGACTTCGAGGACCCAAATGCAGCATGTGATTCCATCAACCAATgggtgaaaaatgaaacaagagGTGAGTATTGGTGAGTGCCTTTGTGCATGGCAGGGTGGTGTCTGAGACATCCAGCTTAGATGGAAATATTGGAGAAAGATATAGGGAGGTAGAGAAAGCTGTGTTCTGCAGCTCAAAGCTGTCTTTTAGCTGGCATTAGTGTGATGCTTTAGAGCTGGTGGGTCAGGAACCAGCAGTCTGGTTGCCCCAGCAGATGTGCCTGTGTGGTGGCATGGAGGGATGTGTTTGGGCTGTGTGTCCATCTGCCCATGGGATGAGAGCAGCTTTTACTCTTCTTTACATTCATGTAACTGGGGAGAAATCCAAGCACAGTTGTCTTGGGTCCATGCTTTCTCAAACATAGATGCTTTCAGGCAACTCAGACGTTTTACTCAGTAAATCAGACTTATGGGAAGCTATAGGGCAGTTCAGCTTTTGCTCTGACTGCCCTGAACTGTCCTAAGATATGACCCTGTTCTTAGGACTCGCATTTAGTGCAGGATTCTTTACCAACCCTGCCTTGACAGAGCTCCTCATGCTTCAAACCTCTTGAACCAATTGTAAAGCTTACATATGCTAAAGCCAGAGGTCACGTTTTGCAGCGTGTTCCCAGTCTAGGGGAACTATGTGTTTGGTACATTTTGGAGCTAAAACAAGTCCCTCCTGGATGTGAAGAGTGTGTTAGTGATGTTAGATGTGGTATTTGTGAAATGAGGCTGTCAAATTCTTTCTCGACCACATCACCAGTTTTGCATAGCAATGTTGCAAGCAGTGTGTGAATGGGGAGGTGTTTCAGCTGAAACTATTCCATGTAGTCTTAGATCTGCTTACGTGCTGGAAAGGGTAGAGCCTTGTTAGTTGTTAAAACATCAGGCTATCAGTTAGCAAGATATGTTTATTTCTAGTTATCCCAAAAGTTTACTTTTTGACAAAGAATACCATTGGCtttatgaattttaaatatattgtcCCATGAGGAGCTGGCACACTCACAGGTCAAGGGGTCTAAAGTAATATTGTGTGTCAGGTTCTTCAAAACCTGTGTTGGGCAGTGTTATGACAGCAAATACTCAAGaagtcctttattttttccaggtATGATTGATCAGGTTGTAGCTCCAGATGATATTGAAGGCAGTTTGACCAGACTGGTTTTAGTGAATGCTGTGTATTTCAAGGGCTTATGGAAATCACGATTTCGACCTGAAAATACCAAGAAACGCCCATTTTATGGAGCTGATGGGAAGACCTACCAAGTTCCTATGCTGTCCCAGTTGTCCATCTTCCGCTGTGGTAAGCTCAGTGGCTCCCACTACCACCAGCAAAGGGTGTAGAATTTGCTCTTTCCAGGAGCTTGCTGTGCATGTCGTGTTTAATGGTGTTGCTTCTTGTAGCTGATATAGATAGATTGTGTTACAGAAgtgtctcctgctgctgaggcaTGGGCACGGTACTTAACAGTTACCTTAAGACTGGATACTGTCAAGTATTGCTTTATCCTTTGCCTTCAAAAGGGAAAGTCTAAAGTACCCAAATTGAGAAATTTGCATGTTAGTTTAGCTTTGCTGTAAGAAAGATAAGTACATGTTTATAAGGGCTGAGACTAAAGGAAAGCTGCCAACAGGCAGAATGGTAGAGGGTTACCTGGTGGTGAGCTGTATATGAGAGAAAGATTGGAGTTTCAGTTTGTTTTACTGCAGATAGAGAAATGGGACTTGCACAGTCTCCAGTCCtatgggagctgcaggagctgggttaGAATGTTGGCTGTATCTCCTGAGGTGTGAAACTGCTCTTCAGATTGAGTCACAAGTGAAAAGAAGTTCAGCAGGTTCTGCCAGACTTCCATTGGAGACTCTCAGAGCTGACACCAGCAGCTTGATGTGACTGACAGAGTACTTCAGAGCTCCAGTTTGCAGCCTTATGGGGATTTTAGTGGTCAAAGTATGATGGATGCTCTGATTAAAAACTTGTGTTGCATCCTTCTAAGAAGTGCTGCCTGGAACTTACTTCCATGTGTGCTAAACATACTCTGAGAAATAGGCCTGAGAATACAACTTGCTATAAATCTAAAAGTAAGACACACTATGCTTTTAAATGCCTACTTGTACTGTCAGTAGTGCTCAACTAATATTAGTAGACTTTATGTTGAAGTAAACAGCTGTGACTCTGTCTCAAACCTGTATATTAGAGCAGATGTAATGTAATACTTTAACTGCTGAAAGTGGGAGTATATACTGCAGTATATACTAATTTTGGAGTTTCAAATGAGTTCATAACTTAAGGTGGTGTTTACCAAGACTATTATCTTGAATGCTTTTGACTTCTGATGCTGGTTATAATATCCCTTAGGTTGGCCTGTGTTTAAGGTAGAGAAACTATTAAGGctaaaaaggaacaaaagaaatacTGCCGAGTTATTCATTTCCCGAGGACTCAAATGAGGTTTTTTTATCTCTGGATTTCCTAACACAGGGCTTCTATTTTATCCATGCTTGCAATAGGAtctttaaaagtttaaatatcTTTAAGTATCTTCAGTCCCATCAGCTGACTGAAGCTGATCTCCCCTCCTGTTCAGTTTGCCTCAGTAATGTAGCAGCATGTAGCAAATGAGGAAAGCAGTGCTTACCTGTTGGACAGTTTGCCTTGTGTGACTGTCCTGGAGCTGACTTCTGCAAGCAGCGTTAGATCTGTAGGATCCAGCCTGAGAGCCACTGCCATAATAAAAGGAATAGTGAAACTGCCAACTTTGAACACGATTCTTGCAAAACAGAGGTGCAAAACTGCCAGTTTTGTAGCAATATGAGTTTAGAGCAGCTTTCATGGCACTGGCAACAAGATTAAATTCGTAATGAAGCTGTTGATTTTCAGCTTGGACTGTCAAGTACAGATTTAGTTGAAGAAAGGGGAAATACAATAAGATCTTGTTGCTATCCTAAAACCTTGCTTGAAATACTGCCTGTAGTTAAACTGACAAATTTTAACTTGAAACTACTATAAAAAGCATTTGCTTCCCAGCCACATGCCAGAAATCCCACAGTAAGCAATGGGAGCCTGGAGGAGGCGAGGGTTGCTCAAAGACAGTCTTGCTGTAACTTGGATGTGTTGCTATCTCCCTCCATCTCATCTAATTGGCCTCTTGCACTGCCTCAAAGTGGCTGCTTTCCACTATCTTGAAAGACTTCAGCTTGCTTCCTAATCAGATCCTTATTAAGCAAGAAAATTAAGCAAATGCAACAGACTACTTCCGACAGGAACCAGGAGGTCTTGCAATAACTCTTGGAGGAACAAGCTTGTCTGCAAAATCTCTTCAGTTTGGAAAGATTTGCTGCTAttccttgctttatttttattctcagtTTACAGCTGGTTCTGGTACAGGTGAGATCTGGAGCAGAGATCCAGTTAATTCACAGACCTGGTGACTTCTAGAATAGCTGGcttgctgctctgggctggtgagaTTTGTCTGGGAAACAGTATGTATGTTAAATGAGTATATGCTCCATGGTATCGTCCTGTCTGTGTTTTATGTCATACTAGCATCCATACAGAGCCCAAGCCTTTTGAAGGGTAGCTCAGCAGGAAGTCTGGGACTTCAGAGTTGGGTTTGAGATGTGGGCAAAGCTTTCCTGACAGACTCTTCTAGCAGTAGTTGTGTTAAGGTAGTGATTTAAGGCTATAATGGCTATGGCTCActagtttgtttggtttggtttgtttctgtaattttaGGCACTACAAGTACCCCAAATGAGCTGTGGTACAACATCATTGAGCTGCCATACCACGGGGAAATGATCAGCATGTTGATTGCACTGCCCACTGAAAGCACAACGCCGCTCTCTGCTATCATCCCCCACATCAGCACAAAAACAATAGGAAGCTGGATGACAACCATGGTAGCAAAAAGAGTGCAGGTTATTTTACCAAAGTAAGTACTTACACAATCCATTCCTTCTCCAGGGAGTGTTTGGGGGGTTATTTATATGTATCTCATCTGATACAGGAGAAGGAATACTTCAGGTGACTTTCCTGCATAATACTGATGCATTCTCTTTTTGTTCCAACCAGATTTacagcagaagcagaaacagACTTAAAGGAACCTCTGCAAGCACTTGGTATTACAGATATGTTTGACCAGTCAAAGGCAAACTTTGCAAAAATAACAAGtaagttgtttttgtttttaattcatgATGGCCCTTGATAGTTTCTAGCTCTGAATGAAGTGCTTGTTTTAACAATGCAGTTGTCTGCTTTCTCTTGGCTAAGTGTTGCCATGACATTGGAGCTGGTTTTATGTTGTAGCCAGCCAGGCATGACTGCTTGCTTCTGTTCAACATTGCAgtggcttttttcctccctcatctTACATTACAACAGTAAATCATGCTGGTCAGCTTAAGATTTGATATTGCAACTTGAGGGTCTTGAGCATTGTCTGAAATCTTTGGCAGGACTTAAACAATGCCATGCCTTAGTCTGTAGCAAATACTGCAACTACAGTGTGTAACCTTCCCTGAAGTATGTGTTTAGTGACTTTTTCTTGAGCTGTAAGAAAGTGTGTATGAAAAACATTCACACTGTAAGGGACTGAACCAACTCAAAGCTGTAAATATTAGTATCTGAAAATGGGGTGTAAACACTTTTGAACTCATGG
It includes:
- the SERPINE2 gene encoding glia-derived nexin isoform X3, whose translation is MNWHFSLLFVLGTLMSVCSQFSFYPLEELSSDVGIQVFNQIVKAKPQDNVVVSPHGIASVLGVLQLGADGKTKKQLTTMMRYSVNGVGKALKKINRLIVSKKNKDIVTIANAVFAKSGFKMEVPFVTRNKEVFQCSVKSVDFEDPNAACDSINQWVKNETRGMIDQVVAPDDIEGSLTRLVLVNAVYFKGLWKSRFRPENTKKRPFYGADGKTYQVPMLSQLSIFRCGTTSTPNELWYNIIELPYHGEMISMLIALPTESTTPLSAIIPHISTKTIGSWMTTMVAKRVQVILPKFTAEAETDLKEPLQALGITDMFDQSKANFAKITRAEGLHVSNVLQKTKIEVSEDGTKASAATTAILIARSSPPWFIVDRPFVFFIRHNPTGTILFMGQINKP
- the SERPINE2 gene encoding glia-derived nexin isoform X1, with translation MNWHFSLLFVLGTLMSVCSQFSFYPLEELSSDVGIQVFNQIVKAKPQDNVVVSPHGIASVLGVLQLGADGKTKKQLTTMMRYSVNAAGSKEESQHHETSQLSPDHQQVLRGPPVVHRIQFENLCYGVGKALKKINRLIVSKKNKDIVTIANAVFAKSGFKMEVPFVTRNKEVFQCSVKSVDFEDPNAACDSINQWVKNETRGMIDQVVAPDDIEGSLTRLVLVNAVYFKGLWKSRFRPENTKKRPFYGADGKTYQVPMLSQLSIFRCGTTSTPNELWYNIIELPYHGEMISMLIALPTESTTPLSAIIPHISTKTIGSWMTTMVAKRVQVILPKFTAEAETDLKEPLQALGITDMFDQSKANFAKITRAEGLHVSNVLQKTKIEVSEDGTKASAATTAILIARSSPPWFIVDRPFVFFIRHNPTGTILFMGQINKP
- the SERPINE2 gene encoding glia-derived nexin isoform X2 translates to MNWHFSLLFVLGTLMSVCSQFSFYPLEELSSDVGIQVFNQIVKAKPQDNVVVSPHGIASVLGVLQLGADGKTKKQLTTMMRYSVNAGSKEESQHHETSQLSPDHQQVLRGPPVVHRIQFENLCYGVGKALKKINRLIVSKKNKDIVTIANAVFAKSGFKMEVPFVTRNKEVFQCSVKSVDFEDPNAACDSINQWVKNETRGMIDQVVAPDDIEGSLTRLVLVNAVYFKGLWKSRFRPENTKKRPFYGADGKTYQVPMLSQLSIFRCGTTSTPNELWYNIIELPYHGEMISMLIALPTESTTPLSAIIPHISTKTIGSWMTTMVAKRVQVILPKFTAEAETDLKEPLQALGITDMFDQSKANFAKITRAEGLHVSNVLQKTKIEVSEDGTKASAATTAILIARSSPPWFIVDRPFVFFIRHNPTGTILFMGQINKP